One Canis lupus familiaris isolate Mischka breed German Shepherd chromosome 20, alternate assembly UU_Cfam_GSD_1.0, whole genome shotgun sequence genomic region harbors:
- the ARHGAP45 gene encoding rho GTPase-activating protein 45 isoform X2 — MFSRKKRELMKTPSISKKNRAGSPSPQPLGELPRKDGADAASPGASAEPPSTAANAKATGTLKRPTSLSRHASAAGFPLPGASSWTLGRGHRSPLATASPAELPGDAPGPDSGEDISQLLADVGRLAKSLEKLRDYVLRDELLEARRGLAHECLGEVLRVMRQIITKYPLLNTMETLTAAGTLIARIRGFHYECSNNESDKEEFEKALETMAVSFGNTVSEYLMGEVDSTTLLSVPPGDPSQTVEHQYGPAAEGADASAEDGDAGCLPSEEVDMLLQRCEGGVDAALQYAKNVAKYMKDLTGYLEKRMALDMDFVKGLQKIMHNYRHSVMQEPHMPLQSIYSLALDQDLEFGQGLMQAVATLQNQTFVQPLNVRRLEHEKRRKEIKESWHRAQRKLQEAESNLRKAKQGYTQRCDDHTKARLLAAKAEEEQAVTGPGAAASKTLDKRRRLEEETKNKAEEAMATYRTCVADAKTQKQELEDTKVTVLRQIQEVIRQSDQTIKSMLCESSKLYDPGQQYAYHVGQLQRGEEPDVRYDFEPYASMNTWYGLPLAPGAAGQPPAEASVPACPTRSPVMRTRKGSFVGDAAATEATGSPEKDGGPSDGALAKERRGGRGHQVHKSWPTTMSDSDGSLDPSPGSGDFKKRERMSSSGTMSSSEELVEPEGSAGAAAFEQADLNGMSPELPVALPSGPFRHVGLSKAARTHRLRKLRTPAKCRECNSYVYFQGAECEECCLACHKKCLETLAIQCGHKKLQGRLQLFGQDFGQAAQSTPDGVPFIIKKCVCEIEQRALHTKGIYRVNGVKTRVEKLCQAFENGKELVELSQALPHDISNVLKLYLRQLPEPLISFRLYHELVGLAKDSLKAEAEAKAATRGRADPAQSEAAAVAMAGRLRELLRDLPPENRATLQYLLRHLRRIVEVEQDNKMTPGNLGIVFGPTLLRPRPTEATVSLSSLVDYPHQARVVETLIAHYGLVFDDGPEEAYVQRAEAAAQTPHPEASAGTGFPLQKAAEGGPEYQVASNDSDSEVEETSDLLAAAARGAAHRLSILEKQGSETSVEEGQGSRSGSEERLEAAASADGDGDGDGDGEGLAQQLSEYNANQCNNVAEVRLPTMRLCTGQVAAGSGQDRQLEFV; from the exons ATGTTCTCCAGGAAGAAGCGGGAGCTCATGAAAACCCCTTCCATCTCGAAAAAGAACCGGGCGGGAAGCCCCAGCCCACAGCCCTTGGGG GAGCTGCCCAGGAAGGATGGGGCCGACGCGGCGTCCCCCGGGGCCAGCGCGGAGCCGCCGAGCACCGCCGCCAACGCCAAGGCCACGGGCACGCTCAAGCGACCCACCAGCCTGAGCCGCCATGCGAGCGCCGCGGGCTTCCCGCTGCCCGGGGCCAGCTCCTGGACGCTGGGCCGGGGCCACCGCAGCCCGCTGGCCACTGCCAGCCCCGCCGAGCTCCCCGGCGACGCGCCCGGGCCCGACTCCGGGGAGGACATCTCCCAGCTGCTGGCGGACGTGGGCCGCCTGGCCAAGAGCCTCGAGAAGCTCAGGGACTATGTCCTGCGTGACG AGCTGCTGGAGGCCCGCCGGGGGCTGGCCCACGAGTGCCTGGGCGAGGTCCTCCGCGTGATGCGCCAAATCATCACCAAGTACCCGCTGCTCAACACCATGGAGACCCTCACGGCCGCCGGCACCCTCATCGCCAGGATCAGAG GCTTCCATTACGAGTGCAGCAACAACGAGTCCGACAAGGAGGAGTTCGAGAAGGCCCTGGAGACCATGGCCGTGTCCTTCGGTAACAC CGTGTCCGAGTACCTCATGGGGGAAGTGGACAGCACGACTCTCCTGTCCGTGCCCCCCGGGGACCCCAGCCAG ACCGTGGAGCACCAGTACGGGCCGGCGGCGGAGGGGGCCGACGCCAGCGCCGAAGACGGTGACGCGG GCTGCCTGCCCTCCGAGGAGGTGGACATGCTGCTGCAGCGCTGCGAGGGGGGCGTGGATGCCGCCCTGCAGTACGCCAAGAACGTGGCCAAGTACATGAAGGACCTCACCGGCTACCTGGAGAAGCGCATGGCGCTGG ACATGGACTTTGTCAAAGGCCTGCAGAAGATCATGCACAACTACCGGCACAGCGTCATGCAGGAg ccccacatGCCCCTGCAGTCCATCTACTCCCTGGCCCTGGACCAGGACCTGGAGTTTGGCCAAGGCTTGATGCAGGCAGTGGCCACGCTGCAGAACCAGACCTTCGTGCAG cccctgaACGTGAGGCGGCTCGAGCACGAGAAGCGCAGGAAGGAGATTAAGGAGTCGTGGCACCGTGCCCAGAGGAAGCTG CAAGAGGCCGAGTCCAACCTGCGCAAGGCCAAGCAGGGCTACACGCAGCGCTGTGACGACCACACCAAGGCCCGCCTCCTGGCAGCCAAGGCCGAGGAGGAGCAGGCGGTCACAGGGCCCGGGGCCGCTGCCTCCAAGACCCTGGACAAGCGGCGGCGTCTGGAGGAGGAGACCAAGAACAAG GCGGAGGAAGCCATGGCCACCTACCGGACGTGTGTGGCCGACGCCAAGACGCAGAAGCAGGAGCTGGAGGACACCAAGGTGACGGTGCTGCGGCAGATCCAGGAGGTCATCCGGCAGAGCGACCAGACCATCAAGTCG ATGCTGTGCGAGAGCAGCAAGCTGTACGACCCGGGCCAGCAGTACGCCTACCACGTGGGCCAGCTGCAGCGCGGCGAGGAGCCCGACGTGCGCTACGACTTTGAGCCCTACGCCTCCATGAACACCTGGTACGGCCTCCCGCTCGCGCCTGGGGCGGCGGGGCAGCCCCCTGCCGAGGCTTCCGTACCTGCCTGTCCCACCAGGTCCCCCGTCATGCGCACGCGGAAGGGCAGCTTTGTCGGCGATGCCGCGGCGACAGAGGCCACGGGCAGCCCCGAGAAGGACGGTGGGCCCAGTGATGGGGCGCTGGCCAAGGAGCGCAGGG GAGGGCGCGGACACCAGGTGCACAAGTCGTGGCCCACCACCATGTCAGACTCGGACGGCAGCCTGGACCCCAGCCCTGGCTCAG GGGACTTTAAGAAGCGGGAGCGGATGTCGTCCAGCGGCACCATGTCGTCCAGCGAGGAGCTGGTGGAGCCGGAGGGCAGTGCGGGGGCGGCTGCCTTCGAGCAGG CCGACCTCAACGGCATGAGCCCCGAGCTGCCGGTGGCCTTGCCCAGCGGGCCCTTCCGCCACGTGGGGCTGTCCAAGGCCGCCCGCACCCACCGGCTGCGGAAGCTCCGCACGCCCGCCAAGTGCAGGGAGTGCAACAGCTACGTGTACTTCCAGGGCGCCGAGTGTGAGGAG TGCTGCCTGGCCTGCCACAAGAAGTGCCTGGAGACGCTGGCCATCCAGTGCGGCCACAAGAAGCTCCAGGGCCGCCTGCAGCTGTTCGGCCAGGACTTCGGCCAGGCGGCCCAGAGCACCCCCGACGGCGTGCCCTTCATCATCAAGAAGTGCGTCTGCGAGATCGAGCAGCGGGCGCTGCACACCAAG GGCATCTACCGCGTCAACGGGGTGAAGACGCGCGTGGAGAAGCTGTGCCAGGCGTTCGAGAACGGCAAGGAGCTGGTGGAGCTGTCACAGGCTTTGCCCCACGATATCAGCAACGTCCTCAAACTCTACCTGCGGCAG CTGCCCGAACCGCTCATCTCCTTCCGCCTGTACCATGAGCTCGTGGGGCTGGCCAAGGACAGCCTGAAGGCGGAGGCTGAGGCCAAGGCGGCCACCCGGGGCCGAGCGGACCCCGCCCAGAGCGAGGCTGCGGCTGTGGCCATGGCGGGCCGGCTGCGGGAGCTGCTGCGGGACCTGCCCCCCGAGAACCGGGCCACTCTGCAGTACTTGCTGCGGCACCTGCGCAG GATcgtggaggtggagcaggacaACAAGATGACTCCGGGGAACCTGGGCATTGTGTTTGGGCCCACGCTGCTGCGTCCAAGGCCCACCGAGGCCACCGTGTCCCTGTCCTCCCTGGTCGACTACCCCCACCAGGCCCGGGTCGTGGAGACCCTCATCGCCCACTATGGCCTGGTCTTCGACGACGGGCCCGAG GAAGCGTACGTGCAGCGGGCCGAGGCGGCGGCACAGACGCCCCACCCGGAGGCGAGTGCAGGGACCGGCTTCCCACTGCAGAAGGCCGCAGAAGGGGGCCCAG AATACCAGGTGGCCTCCAACGACTCGGACTCTGAAGTGGAGGAGACCTCAGACCTGTTGGCAGCGGCGGCCAGGGGCGCCGCACACCGCCTCAGTATCCTGGAGAAGCAGGGCAGCGAGACCAGCGTGGAAGAGGGCCAGGGCAGCCGCAGCGGCAGCGAGGAGCGGCTGGAGGCCGCGGCCAGCGCTgatggggacggggacggggacggggacggggagggCCTGGCCCAGCAGCTCTCGGAGTACAACGCCAACCAGTGCAACAACGTGGCCGAGGTCCGGCTGCCTACCatgaggctctgcactgggcaggtGGCAGCAGGCAGTGGGCAGGACAGACAGCTGGAGTTTGTCTAG
- the ARHGAP45 gene encoding rho GTPase-activating protein 45 isoform X3: protein MFSRKKRELMKTPSISKKNRAGSPSPQPLGELPRKDGADAASPGASAEPPSTAANAKATGTLKRPTSLSRHASAAGFPLPGASSWTLGRGHRSPLATASPAELPGDAPGPDSGEDISQLLADVGRLAKSLEKLRDYVLRDELLEARRGLAHECLGEVLRVMRQIITKYPLLNTMETLTAAGTLIARIRGFHYECSNNESDKEEFEKALETMAVSFGNTVSEYLMGEVDSTTLLSVPPGDPSQTVEHQYGPAAEGADASAEDGDAGCLPSEEVDMLLQRCEGGVDAALQYAKNVAKYMKDLTGYLEKRMALDMDFVKGLQKIMHNYRHSVMQEPHMPLQSIYSLALDQDLEFGQGLMQAVATLQNQTFVQPLNVRRLEHEKRRKEIKESWHRAQRKLQEAESNLRKAKQGYTQRCDDHTKARLLAAKAEEEQAVTGPGAAASKTLDKRRRLEEETKNKAEEAMATYRTCVADAKTQKQELEDTKVTVLRQIQEVIRQSDQTIKSATISYYQMMHMQTAPLPVHFQMLCESSKLYDPGQQYAYHVGQLQRGEEPDVRYDFEPYASMNTWSPVMRTRKGSFVGDAAATEATGSPEKDGGPSDGALAKERRGGRGHQVHKSWPTTMSDSDGSLDPSPGSGDFKKRERMSSSGTMSSSEELVEPEGSAGAAAFEQADLNGMSPELPVALPSGPFRHVGLSKAARTHRLRKLRTPAKCRECNSYVYFQGAECEECCLACHKKCLETLAIQCGHKKLQGRLQLFGQDFGQAAQSTPDGVPFIIKKCVCEIEQRALHTKGIYRVNGVKTRVEKLCQAFENGKELVELSQALPHDISNVLKLYLRQLPEPLISFRLYHELVGLAKDSLKAEAEAKAATRGRADPAQSEAAAVAMAGRLRELLRDLPPENRATLQYLLRHLRRIVEVEQDNKMTPGNLGIVFGPTLLRPRPTEATVSLSSLVDYPHQARVVETLIAHYGLVFDDGPEEAYVQRAEAAAQTPHPEASAGTGFPLQKAAEGGPEYQVASNDSDSEVEETSDLLAAAARGAAHRLSILEKQGSETSVEEGQGSRSGSEERLEAAASADGDGDGDGDGEGLAQQLSEYNANQCNNVAEVRLPTMRLCTGQVAAGSGQDRQLEFV, encoded by the exons ATGTTCTCCAGGAAGAAGCGGGAGCTCATGAAAACCCCTTCCATCTCGAAAAAGAACCGGGCGGGAAGCCCCAGCCCACAGCCCTTGGGG GAGCTGCCCAGGAAGGATGGGGCCGACGCGGCGTCCCCCGGGGCCAGCGCGGAGCCGCCGAGCACCGCCGCCAACGCCAAGGCCACGGGCACGCTCAAGCGACCCACCAGCCTGAGCCGCCATGCGAGCGCCGCGGGCTTCCCGCTGCCCGGGGCCAGCTCCTGGACGCTGGGCCGGGGCCACCGCAGCCCGCTGGCCACTGCCAGCCCCGCCGAGCTCCCCGGCGACGCGCCCGGGCCCGACTCCGGGGAGGACATCTCCCAGCTGCTGGCGGACGTGGGCCGCCTGGCCAAGAGCCTCGAGAAGCTCAGGGACTATGTCCTGCGTGACG AGCTGCTGGAGGCCCGCCGGGGGCTGGCCCACGAGTGCCTGGGCGAGGTCCTCCGCGTGATGCGCCAAATCATCACCAAGTACCCGCTGCTCAACACCATGGAGACCCTCACGGCCGCCGGCACCCTCATCGCCAGGATCAGAG GCTTCCATTACGAGTGCAGCAACAACGAGTCCGACAAGGAGGAGTTCGAGAAGGCCCTGGAGACCATGGCCGTGTCCTTCGGTAACAC CGTGTCCGAGTACCTCATGGGGGAAGTGGACAGCACGACTCTCCTGTCCGTGCCCCCCGGGGACCCCAGCCAG ACCGTGGAGCACCAGTACGGGCCGGCGGCGGAGGGGGCCGACGCCAGCGCCGAAGACGGTGACGCGG GCTGCCTGCCCTCCGAGGAGGTGGACATGCTGCTGCAGCGCTGCGAGGGGGGCGTGGATGCCGCCCTGCAGTACGCCAAGAACGTGGCCAAGTACATGAAGGACCTCACCGGCTACCTGGAGAAGCGCATGGCGCTGG ACATGGACTTTGTCAAAGGCCTGCAGAAGATCATGCACAACTACCGGCACAGCGTCATGCAGGAg ccccacatGCCCCTGCAGTCCATCTACTCCCTGGCCCTGGACCAGGACCTGGAGTTTGGCCAAGGCTTGATGCAGGCAGTGGCCACGCTGCAGAACCAGACCTTCGTGCAG cccctgaACGTGAGGCGGCTCGAGCACGAGAAGCGCAGGAAGGAGATTAAGGAGTCGTGGCACCGTGCCCAGAGGAAGCTG CAAGAGGCCGAGTCCAACCTGCGCAAGGCCAAGCAGGGCTACACGCAGCGCTGTGACGACCACACCAAGGCCCGCCTCCTGGCAGCCAAGGCCGAGGAGGAGCAGGCGGTCACAGGGCCCGGGGCCGCTGCCTCCAAGACCCTGGACAAGCGGCGGCGTCTGGAGGAGGAGACCAAGAACAAG GCGGAGGAAGCCATGGCCACCTACCGGACGTGTGTGGCCGACGCCAAGACGCAGAAGCAGGAGCTGGAGGACACCAAGGTGACGGTGCTGCGGCAGATCCAGGAGGTCATCCGGCAGAGCGACCAGACCATCAAGTCG GCCACCATCTCCTACTACCAGATGATGCACATGCAGACAGCCCCGCTGCCCGTGCACTTCCAGATGCTGTGCGAGAGCAGCAAGCTGTACGACCCGGGCCAGCAGTACGCCTACCACGTGGGCCAGCTGCAGCGCGGCGAGGAGCCCGACGTGCGCTACGACTTTGAGCCCTACGCCTCCATGAACACCTG GTCCCCCGTCATGCGCACGCGGAAGGGCAGCTTTGTCGGCGATGCCGCGGCGACAGAGGCCACGGGCAGCCCCGAGAAGGACGGTGGGCCCAGTGATGGGGCGCTGGCCAAGGAGCGCAGGG GAGGGCGCGGACACCAGGTGCACAAGTCGTGGCCCACCACCATGTCAGACTCGGACGGCAGCCTGGACCCCAGCCCTGGCTCAG GGGACTTTAAGAAGCGGGAGCGGATGTCGTCCAGCGGCACCATGTCGTCCAGCGAGGAGCTGGTGGAGCCGGAGGGCAGTGCGGGGGCGGCTGCCTTCGAGCAGG CCGACCTCAACGGCATGAGCCCCGAGCTGCCGGTGGCCTTGCCCAGCGGGCCCTTCCGCCACGTGGGGCTGTCCAAGGCCGCCCGCACCCACCGGCTGCGGAAGCTCCGCACGCCCGCCAAGTGCAGGGAGTGCAACAGCTACGTGTACTTCCAGGGCGCCGAGTGTGAGGAG TGCTGCCTGGCCTGCCACAAGAAGTGCCTGGAGACGCTGGCCATCCAGTGCGGCCACAAGAAGCTCCAGGGCCGCCTGCAGCTGTTCGGCCAGGACTTCGGCCAGGCGGCCCAGAGCACCCCCGACGGCGTGCCCTTCATCATCAAGAAGTGCGTCTGCGAGATCGAGCAGCGGGCGCTGCACACCAAG GGCATCTACCGCGTCAACGGGGTGAAGACGCGCGTGGAGAAGCTGTGCCAGGCGTTCGAGAACGGCAAGGAGCTGGTGGAGCTGTCACAGGCTTTGCCCCACGATATCAGCAACGTCCTCAAACTCTACCTGCGGCAG CTGCCCGAACCGCTCATCTCCTTCCGCCTGTACCATGAGCTCGTGGGGCTGGCCAAGGACAGCCTGAAGGCGGAGGCTGAGGCCAAGGCGGCCACCCGGGGCCGAGCGGACCCCGCCCAGAGCGAGGCTGCGGCTGTGGCCATGGCGGGCCGGCTGCGGGAGCTGCTGCGGGACCTGCCCCCCGAGAACCGGGCCACTCTGCAGTACTTGCTGCGGCACCTGCGCAG GATcgtggaggtggagcaggacaACAAGATGACTCCGGGGAACCTGGGCATTGTGTTTGGGCCCACGCTGCTGCGTCCAAGGCCCACCGAGGCCACCGTGTCCCTGTCCTCCCTGGTCGACTACCCCCACCAGGCCCGGGTCGTGGAGACCCTCATCGCCCACTATGGCCTGGTCTTCGACGACGGGCCCGAG GAAGCGTACGTGCAGCGGGCCGAGGCGGCGGCACAGACGCCCCACCCGGAGGCGAGTGCAGGGACCGGCTTCCCACTGCAGAAGGCCGCAGAAGGGGGCCCAG AATACCAGGTGGCCTCCAACGACTCGGACTCTGAAGTGGAGGAGACCTCAGACCTGTTGGCAGCGGCGGCCAGGGGCGCCGCACACCGCCTCAGTATCCTGGAGAAGCAGGGCAGCGAGACCAGCGTGGAAGAGGGCCAGGGCAGCCGCAGCGGCAGCGAGGAGCGGCTGGAGGCCGCGGCCAGCGCTgatggggacggggacggggacggggacggggagggCCTGGCCCAGCAGCTCTCGGAGTACAACGCCAACCAGTGCAACAACGTGGCCGAGGTCCGGCTGCCTACCatgaggctctgcactgggcaggtGGCAGCAGGCAGTGGGCAGGACAGACAGCTGGAGTTTGTCTAG
- the ARHGAP45 gene encoding rho GTPase-activating protein 45 isoform X1 → MFSRKKRELMKTPSISKKNRAGSPSPQPLGELPRKDGADAASPGASAEPPSTAANAKATGTLKRPTSLSRHASAAGFPLPGASSWTLGRGHRSPLATASPAELPGDAPGPDSGEDISQLLADVGRLAKSLEKLRDYVLRDELLEARRGLAHECLGEVLRVMRQIITKYPLLNTMETLTAAGTLIARIRGFHYECSNNESDKEEFEKALETMAVSFGNTVSEYLMGEVDSTTLLSVPPGDPSQTVEHQYGPAAEGADASAEDGDAGCLPSEEVDMLLQRCEGGVDAALQYAKNVAKYMKDLTGYLEKRMALDMDFVKGLQKIMHNYRHSVMQEPHMPLQSIYSLALDQDLEFGQGLMQAVATLQNQTFVQPLNVRRLEHEKRRKEIKESWHRAQRKLQEAESNLRKAKQGYTQRCDDHTKARLLAAKAEEEQAVTGPGAAASKTLDKRRRLEEETKNKAEEAMATYRTCVADAKTQKQELEDTKVTVLRQIQEVIRQSDQTIKSATISYYQMMHMQTAPLPVHFQMLCESSKLYDPGQQYAYHVGQLQRGEEPDVRYDFEPYASMNTWYGLPLAPGAAGQPPAEASVPACPTRSPVMRTRKGSFVGDAAATEATGSPEKDGGPSDGALAKERRGGRGHQVHKSWPTTMSDSDGSLDPSPGSGDFKKRERMSSSGTMSSSEELVEPEGSAGAAAFEQADLNGMSPELPVALPSGPFRHVGLSKAARTHRLRKLRTPAKCRECNSYVYFQGAECEECCLACHKKCLETLAIQCGHKKLQGRLQLFGQDFGQAAQSTPDGVPFIIKKCVCEIEQRALHTKGIYRVNGVKTRVEKLCQAFENGKELVELSQALPHDISNVLKLYLRQLPEPLISFRLYHELVGLAKDSLKAEAEAKAATRGRADPAQSEAAAVAMAGRLRELLRDLPPENRATLQYLLRHLRRIVEVEQDNKMTPGNLGIVFGPTLLRPRPTEATVSLSSLVDYPHQARVVETLIAHYGLVFDDGPEEAYVQRAEAAAQTPHPEASAGTGFPLQKAAEGGPEYQVASNDSDSEVEETSDLLAAAARGAAHRLSILEKQGSETSVEEGQGSRSGSEERLEAAASADGDGDGDGDGEGLAQQLSEYNANQCNNVAEVRLPTMRLCTGQVAAGSGQDRQLEFV, encoded by the exons ATGTTCTCCAGGAAGAAGCGGGAGCTCATGAAAACCCCTTCCATCTCGAAAAAGAACCGGGCGGGAAGCCCCAGCCCACAGCCCTTGGGG GAGCTGCCCAGGAAGGATGGGGCCGACGCGGCGTCCCCCGGGGCCAGCGCGGAGCCGCCGAGCACCGCCGCCAACGCCAAGGCCACGGGCACGCTCAAGCGACCCACCAGCCTGAGCCGCCATGCGAGCGCCGCGGGCTTCCCGCTGCCCGGGGCCAGCTCCTGGACGCTGGGCCGGGGCCACCGCAGCCCGCTGGCCACTGCCAGCCCCGCCGAGCTCCCCGGCGACGCGCCCGGGCCCGACTCCGGGGAGGACATCTCCCAGCTGCTGGCGGACGTGGGCCGCCTGGCCAAGAGCCTCGAGAAGCTCAGGGACTATGTCCTGCGTGACG AGCTGCTGGAGGCCCGCCGGGGGCTGGCCCACGAGTGCCTGGGCGAGGTCCTCCGCGTGATGCGCCAAATCATCACCAAGTACCCGCTGCTCAACACCATGGAGACCCTCACGGCCGCCGGCACCCTCATCGCCAGGATCAGAG GCTTCCATTACGAGTGCAGCAACAACGAGTCCGACAAGGAGGAGTTCGAGAAGGCCCTGGAGACCATGGCCGTGTCCTTCGGTAACAC CGTGTCCGAGTACCTCATGGGGGAAGTGGACAGCACGACTCTCCTGTCCGTGCCCCCCGGGGACCCCAGCCAG ACCGTGGAGCACCAGTACGGGCCGGCGGCGGAGGGGGCCGACGCCAGCGCCGAAGACGGTGACGCGG GCTGCCTGCCCTCCGAGGAGGTGGACATGCTGCTGCAGCGCTGCGAGGGGGGCGTGGATGCCGCCCTGCAGTACGCCAAGAACGTGGCCAAGTACATGAAGGACCTCACCGGCTACCTGGAGAAGCGCATGGCGCTGG ACATGGACTTTGTCAAAGGCCTGCAGAAGATCATGCACAACTACCGGCACAGCGTCATGCAGGAg ccccacatGCCCCTGCAGTCCATCTACTCCCTGGCCCTGGACCAGGACCTGGAGTTTGGCCAAGGCTTGATGCAGGCAGTGGCCACGCTGCAGAACCAGACCTTCGTGCAG cccctgaACGTGAGGCGGCTCGAGCACGAGAAGCGCAGGAAGGAGATTAAGGAGTCGTGGCACCGTGCCCAGAGGAAGCTG CAAGAGGCCGAGTCCAACCTGCGCAAGGCCAAGCAGGGCTACACGCAGCGCTGTGACGACCACACCAAGGCCCGCCTCCTGGCAGCCAAGGCCGAGGAGGAGCAGGCGGTCACAGGGCCCGGGGCCGCTGCCTCCAAGACCCTGGACAAGCGGCGGCGTCTGGAGGAGGAGACCAAGAACAAG GCGGAGGAAGCCATGGCCACCTACCGGACGTGTGTGGCCGACGCCAAGACGCAGAAGCAGGAGCTGGAGGACACCAAGGTGACGGTGCTGCGGCAGATCCAGGAGGTCATCCGGCAGAGCGACCAGACCATCAAGTCG GCCACCATCTCCTACTACCAGATGATGCACATGCAGACAGCCCCGCTGCCCGTGCACTTCCAGATGCTGTGCGAGAGCAGCAAGCTGTACGACCCGGGCCAGCAGTACGCCTACCACGTGGGCCAGCTGCAGCGCGGCGAGGAGCCCGACGTGCGCTACGACTTTGAGCCCTACGCCTCCATGAACACCTGGTACGGCCTCCCGCTCGCGCCTGGGGCGGCGGGGCAGCCCCCTGCCGAGGCTTCCGTACCTGCCTGTCCCACCAGGTCCCCCGTCATGCGCACGCGGAAGGGCAGCTTTGTCGGCGATGCCGCGGCGACAGAGGCCACGGGCAGCCCCGAGAAGGACGGTGGGCCCAGTGATGGGGCGCTGGCCAAGGAGCGCAGGG GAGGGCGCGGACACCAGGTGCACAAGTCGTGGCCCACCACCATGTCAGACTCGGACGGCAGCCTGGACCCCAGCCCTGGCTCAG GGGACTTTAAGAAGCGGGAGCGGATGTCGTCCAGCGGCACCATGTCGTCCAGCGAGGAGCTGGTGGAGCCGGAGGGCAGTGCGGGGGCGGCTGCCTTCGAGCAGG CCGACCTCAACGGCATGAGCCCCGAGCTGCCGGTGGCCTTGCCCAGCGGGCCCTTCCGCCACGTGGGGCTGTCCAAGGCCGCCCGCACCCACCGGCTGCGGAAGCTCCGCACGCCCGCCAAGTGCAGGGAGTGCAACAGCTACGTGTACTTCCAGGGCGCCGAGTGTGAGGAG TGCTGCCTGGCCTGCCACAAGAAGTGCCTGGAGACGCTGGCCATCCAGTGCGGCCACAAGAAGCTCCAGGGCCGCCTGCAGCTGTTCGGCCAGGACTTCGGCCAGGCGGCCCAGAGCACCCCCGACGGCGTGCCCTTCATCATCAAGAAGTGCGTCTGCGAGATCGAGCAGCGGGCGCTGCACACCAAG GGCATCTACCGCGTCAACGGGGTGAAGACGCGCGTGGAGAAGCTGTGCCAGGCGTTCGAGAACGGCAAGGAGCTGGTGGAGCTGTCACAGGCTTTGCCCCACGATATCAGCAACGTCCTCAAACTCTACCTGCGGCAG CTGCCCGAACCGCTCATCTCCTTCCGCCTGTACCATGAGCTCGTGGGGCTGGCCAAGGACAGCCTGAAGGCGGAGGCTGAGGCCAAGGCGGCCACCCGGGGCCGAGCGGACCCCGCCCAGAGCGAGGCTGCGGCTGTGGCCATGGCGGGCCGGCTGCGGGAGCTGCTGCGGGACCTGCCCCCCGAGAACCGGGCCACTCTGCAGTACTTGCTGCGGCACCTGCGCAG GATcgtggaggtggagcaggacaACAAGATGACTCCGGGGAACCTGGGCATTGTGTTTGGGCCCACGCTGCTGCGTCCAAGGCCCACCGAGGCCACCGTGTCCCTGTCCTCCCTGGTCGACTACCCCCACCAGGCCCGGGTCGTGGAGACCCTCATCGCCCACTATGGCCTGGTCTTCGACGACGGGCCCGAG GAAGCGTACGTGCAGCGGGCCGAGGCGGCGGCACAGACGCCCCACCCGGAGGCGAGTGCAGGGACCGGCTTCCCACTGCAGAAGGCCGCAGAAGGGGGCCCAG AATACCAGGTGGCCTCCAACGACTCGGACTCTGAAGTGGAGGAGACCTCAGACCTGTTGGCAGCGGCGGCCAGGGGCGCCGCACACCGCCTCAGTATCCTGGAGAAGCAGGGCAGCGAGACCAGCGTGGAAGAGGGCCAGGGCAGCCGCAGCGGCAGCGAGGAGCGGCTGGAGGCCGCGGCCAGCGCTgatggggacggggacggggacggggacggggagggCCTGGCCCAGCAGCTCTCGGAGTACAACGCCAACCAGTGCAACAACGTGGCCGAGGTCCGGCTGCCTACCatgaggctctgcactgggcaggtGGCAGCAGGCAGTGGGCAGGACAGACAGCTGGAGTTTGTCTAG